One window from the genome of Fulvivirga lutea encodes:
- a CDS encoding SRPBCC domain-containing protein — protein MKTVEWKIHLSSSPEVVFEFLTTTNGREQFWAEKAPERDGVIHFLFPNGETYNSKILHIHPNQEFHIDYFNSNLKITVAPSEVMGTDLTLINEGVPDSEYLETHAGWVSVLLNLKAVVDFKSDLRNHNKNKTWDQNYADN, from the coding sequence ATGAAGACTGTTGAATGGAAAATACATCTTAGTTCAAGTCCAGAAGTAGTTTTTGAGTTTCTTACAACTACGAACGGGAGAGAGCAATTCTGGGCTGAAAAAGCACCAGAAAGGGATGGTGTCATTCATTTCCTATTTCCCAATGGTGAAACATACAACAGTAAAATCCTTCATATACATCCAAACCAAGAGTTTCACATTGATTATTTTAATTCTAACTTAAAAATAACTGTAGCTCCTTCTGAAGTTATGGGAACAGATTTGACTTTAATCAATGAAGGGGTTCCAGACTCAGAGTATTTAGAAACTCATGCAGGTTGGGTTTCTGTTCTATTGAATCTTAAGGCGGTAGTTGATTTCAAAAGTGATTTGAGAAACCATAATAAAAATAAAACGTGGGATCAGAACTACGCAGATAATTGA
- a CDS encoding nuclear transport factor 2 family protein, with protein MKPRDLIKEWVKTFNAASADAMAEFYHDDAINHQVNQDPTIGKKAIRQKFEEEFATADMVCIIENIFEDNEWAILEWKDPLGLRGCGFFHIVEGKIKFQRGYWDMLSFLRQHNLPIPQK; from the coding sequence ATGAAACCTCGCGATTTAATTAAAGAATGGGTTAAAACCTTTAATGCGGCAAGTGCCGATGCCATGGCCGAATTTTACCATGATGATGCCATTAACCATCAGGTAAATCAAGACCCCACCATCGGAAAGAAAGCTATTAGACAAAAATTTGAGGAGGAATTTGCTACTGCCGATATGGTGTGCATTATCGAAAATATTTTTGAAGACAATGAATGGGCCATTCTTGAATGGAAAGATCCATTAGGGTTAAGAGGTTGTGGTTTTTTCCATATAGTTGAAGGAAAGATAAAATTCCAAAGAGGTTATTGGGACATGCTCTCTTTTTTAAGGCAACACAACCTGCCCATACCTCAGAAATAA
- a CDS encoding tetratricopeptide repeat-containing sensor histidine kinase, with the protein MAGRFILSFTFCLFLINSSYSQQTTSKDNIDGIIDQAKSEMVRFNHDKAISLASKSLKDALNEDYKTGIIESLMIIGESRKQKSDFTEGLNNYLQALSEAEKLGSTQYKLFVNEKLGQLFYDWGVPEKALLYFEEALRISEKEKKTDDQLLNEIAETHIQLRNYSETLSYYQQLLRRQETRNNYEAEVRTLKKISSVYTLMKEPNYALNTNLKILEKNQAADDKNNTAVTLNSIGFLYRDLNQQQKALEYFERALELNQQLNTNGAKNDDIVSNLINIGVVQQSLGDYRESMKSFRNALEIKEESGSPVEVAVMHNYLASINYNLGKNREALDHCEEAIGLLENSDNKRLLASVYKKQSEIMQRMGSYQEALASYKKYTVLKDSILFKDQLAQENEKYKEFIAETTEKESKLNIIDQEMKTLELTNEKVKAEQEKQAVELMLREQEVKNISLQNEQLAKERQLQKLLLQQEKIETEQKDQEIQLLEQTKELQSVELQKKNLEEKERLREIELQKSKLELQESQLETSRERQRNLYYVAGLFLIILILIFGGYIYQQRVNTKLKTQYEQINEQKQEIEKINKNLVELNEEKNDLIGIVAHDLKSPLNQIAGMLDIIKMTASDKDDDQKELVEKIDKSAKRMKSMVTQILDVNAIESKSLNMNIISVATTTFLTEIIDRFEPAAEKKEITIDRQVDSNLPSIKVDEGYASEVLENLMSNSIKYSPLGKKVRVKASQVNGYVRMEFKDEGQGISKEDMKKLFGKFHKLSARPTAGEDSTGLGLSIVKRYVEALNGNVWCESEEGNGANFIVEFPVA; encoded by the coding sequence ATGGCTGGAAGATTCATTCTATCATTCACTTTTTGCCTATTCTTAATCAATTCCTCCTACAGTCAACAAACTACTTCAAAAGATAATATTGATGGCATAATAGACCAGGCCAAGTCTGAAATGGTCAGGTTTAATCATGATAAAGCGATTAGCCTGGCTTCGAAATCTTTGAAAGATGCCCTTAATGAAGATTATAAAACAGGGATAATTGAGAGCCTGATGATTATTGGTGAATCAAGAAAACAAAAATCTGATTTTACCGAAGGCTTGAATAATTATTTACAGGCGCTTTCTGAAGCTGAGAAGTTAGGGAGTACTCAATATAAATTGTTCGTCAATGAAAAGCTAGGTCAGTTATTTTATGACTGGGGCGTACCTGAAAAAGCCCTTTTATATTTCGAGGAGGCGCTAAGAATTTCCGAAAAAGAAAAGAAAACGGACGATCAGTTGCTAAATGAAATAGCTGAAACACATATTCAGTTAAGGAATTATTCCGAAACGTTGAGTTATTACCAGCAGCTATTGAGAAGGCAGGAAACACGAAATAATTATGAGGCTGAAGTTCGAACATTGAAGAAAATTTCATCGGTTTATACTTTAATGAAAGAGCCTAATTATGCGTTGAACACGAATTTGAAAATCCTTGAAAAAAATCAGGCTGCCGATGACAAGAATAATACTGCTGTTACTCTTAACTCTATTGGGTTTCTCTATCGGGATCTAAATCAACAACAGAAAGCATTGGAGTATTTTGAACGGGCACTTGAGTTAAATCAACAGTTGAACACAAATGGCGCCAAGAATGATGATATTGTTTCAAACCTGATCAATATTGGTGTGGTTCAGCAATCACTAGGCGATTACCGCGAGTCGATGAAAAGCTTTAGAAATGCTCTGGAGATTAAAGAGGAGAGTGGATCGCCTGTGGAAGTGGCGGTTATGCATAATTATCTCGCTTCCATTAACTACAATCTGGGTAAAAATAGAGAAGCACTTGATCATTGTGAGGAGGCCATCGGGCTGCTTGAAAACAGTGATAATAAGAGATTGCTGGCAAGTGTTTACAAAAAGCAATCGGAAATAATGCAGCGAATGGGCAGCTACCAAGAGGCGTTGGCCAGCTATAAAAAATATACTGTGCTTAAAGACAGCATCTTGTTTAAAGATCAGCTTGCACAAGAAAATGAGAAGTATAAAGAGTTTATTGCTGAAACTACCGAAAAAGAATCCAAGCTAAATATCATCGATCAGGAGATGAAAACCCTGGAATTAACGAATGAGAAAGTAAAGGCGGAGCAGGAGAAGCAGGCCGTTGAGTTGATGTTAAGAGAACAGGAAGTCAAAAATATTTCCTTGCAAAATGAGCAATTGGCCAAAGAAAGGCAGCTTCAAAAGTTGTTGTTGCAACAAGAGAAAATCGAGACTGAACAAAAGGATCAGGAGATACAGCTTCTGGAGCAAACAAAGGAGTTACAGTCGGTAGAGTTGCAGAAGAAAAATTTGGAAGAAAAAGAGCGTTTGAGGGAGATAGAGCTGCAAAAATCTAAATTGGAACTACAAGAGTCGCAACTGGAAACGAGCCGGGAAAGGCAACGAAATCTGTATTATGTTGCGGGGTTATTCTTAATAATTTTGATATTAATATTCGGAGGGTATATCTATCAGCAACGAGTAAATACAAAGCTAAAAACTCAGTATGAGCAAATTAATGAGCAGAAACAAGAAATAGAAAAGATCAATAAAAATCTGGTAGAGCTGAATGAAGAAAAGAATGATTTAATTGGTATTGTAGCTCATGATTTGAAGAGTCCACTGAACCAAATAGCAGGCATGCTCGATATTATTAAGATGACTGCTAGTGACAAGGATGATGATCAAAAAGAACTTGTTGAAAAAATTGATAAGTCGGCCAAACGAATGAAGAGCATGGTTACTCAGATTTTGGATGTAAATGCGATTGAGTCAAAGTCTTTAAACATGAATATTATTTCGGTAGCTACAACAACATTTCTTACTGAAATTATCGACCGTTTTGAGCCTGCTGCTGAAAAGAAGGAAATCACAATTGATAGGCAGGTGGACAGTAATTTACCTAGTATAAAAGTGGATGAAGGCTATGCTTCGGAAGTTCTGGAGAATTTGATGTCTAATTCGATTAAATACTCACCATTAGGTAAAAAAGTAAGGGTAAAAGCATCTCAAGTAAACGGTTATGTTCGAATGGAATTTAAAGATGAGGGGCAGGGGATTAGTAAAGAAGACATGAAAAAACTCTTCGGCAAGTTTCATAAGTTGAGCGCGCGCCCAACCGCAGGCGAAGACTCAACAGGCCTTGGTTTGTCAATCGTTAAGCGCTATGTTGAGGCGCTGAATGGCAACGTTTGGTGTGAGAGCGAGGAGGGTAATGGGGCCAATTTTATTGTGGAGTTTCCTGTCGCTTAA
- the mdh gene encoding malate dehydrogenase, with amino-acid sequence MKVTVVGAGAVGASCAEYIAIKDFASEVVLIDIKEGFAEGKAMDLMQTASLNGFDTKITGTTNDYSKTADSDIAVITSGIPRKPGMTREELISTNAGIVKSVAENLIKHSPNVIIIVVSNPMDTMTYLAHKATGLPKNRIIGMGGALDSARFKYRLAEALDCPASDVDGMVIGGHSDTGMIPLTRLATRNSVPVSKFLSDDKLNYVLEETKVGGATLTKLLGTSAWYAPGAAVSAMVQAIACDTKKMFPSSCMLDGEYGLSDICIGVPAIIGRNGIEKIVEIELDDAEKAKLAESADAVKKTNGLL; translated from the coding sequence ATGAAAGTTACTGTAGTAGGAGCGGGTGCTGTAGGAGCCAGCTGCGCTGAATACATTGCCATTAAAGACTTCGCTTCTGAAGTGGTTTTAATCGATATCAAAGAAGGTTTTGCTGAAGGTAAGGCCATGGATTTGATGCAAACTGCCTCTTTAAACGGATTCGATACGAAAATAACCGGTACAACCAATGACTATAGCAAAACTGCTGATAGTGATATTGCCGTGATTACTTCCGGTATTCCAAGAAAGCCAGGAATGACAAGAGAAGAGTTAATTTCTACGAATGCTGGCATTGTAAAATCAGTAGCTGAAAATTTAATTAAACATTCACCAAACGTAATTATCATTGTTGTGTCTAACCCAATGGACACCATGACTTACCTTGCCCACAAAGCAACTGGTCTGCCTAAGAACAGAATTATCGGGATGGGTGGCGCACTAGATTCAGCAAGATTTAAATACAGATTAGCTGAGGCATTGGATTGTCCTGCTTCAGATGTAGATGGTATGGTAATTGGCGGACATAGCGATACCGGAATGATTCCATTAACAAGGCTTGCAACTAGAAACAGTGTCCCTGTTTCTAAATTCTTATCTGACGATAAATTGAATTATGTGTTAGAAGAAACTAAAGTGGGTGGTGCTACGCTTACCAAATTATTAGGCACTTCTGCATGGTATGCTCCTGGAGCAGCTGTATCGGCTATGGTTCAAGCTATCGCTTGCGACACTAAGAAAATGTTCCCTAGCTCATGTATGCTTGATGGCGAATATGGCTTATCTGACATTTGTATTGGTGTTCCGGCAATTATTGGCAGAAACGGTATTGAGAAAATTGTTGAGATTGAGCTGGATGATGCAGAGAAAGCAAAATTAGCTGAAAGCGCAGATGCTGTTAAGAAAACAAACGGATTGCTTTAA
- a CDS encoding YybH family protein yields MNYLAPLLILSIFTSCIQVKQEKPAEPPLDIQAELEKIEQVRASFQQTVKEKRYNELGKFVTPDLISVGPGSEDWVAYRKLRELHGNKFRYDSIIMRPKETVILSDTMAYDFGVSSMYYTDEKGTVHELEDTFLVLMKKTKDGEWKLYRELASSLVK; encoded by the coding sequence ATGAACTATTTAGCGCCACTTCTCATCCTATCAATTTTTACTTCGTGTATACAAGTGAAACAGGAAAAGCCAGCAGAACCCCCATTGGACATTCAGGCTGAGCTCGAGAAAATTGAACAGGTGAGAGCGTCATTTCAACAGACTGTTAAAGAAAAACGATATAATGAACTCGGAAAATTTGTAACACCGGATCTTATATCCGTAGGGCCGGGCAGTGAAGATTGGGTAGCCTATAGAAAACTGAGAGAACTACATGGCAATAAGTTTAGGTATGATAGCATTATCATGAGGCCCAAAGAAACCGTTATCTTATCCGATACCATGGCCTATGATTTTGGTGTAAGTTCAATGTATTACACTGATGAAAAGGGGACTGTTCATGAACTTGAGGACACGTTTTTAGTGCTTATGAAGAAAACGAAAGATGGTGAATGGAAGCTCTACAGAGAACTGGCCTCTTCATTAGTAAAATAA
- a CDS encoding FUSC family protein: MNQKPLAELTDDELLKLAKKQKSTNIINAFIIGFLAGIVIYSIAVNTFGFLMIIPLFLAYKLINKSKYEREELKAQLKARNLS; encoded by the coding sequence ATGAACCAAAAACCATTAGCAGAATTAACTGATGACGAGTTATTGAAACTCGCTAAAAAACAGAAATCAACTAACATTATCAATGCCTTTATCATAGGCTTTCTGGCTGGTATTGTCATCTACAGTATTGCTGTAAATACCTTCGGGTTTCTGATGATCATCCCTTTGTTTTTAGCCTATAAACTGATTAATAAATCAAAATACGAACGTGAAGAGTTAAAAGCTCAATTGAAAGCACGTAACCTTAGTTAA
- a CDS encoding Crp/Fnr family transcriptional regulator, which produces MINPFKKTYTEREYNIFVFLANMRLFSELNYKQMAHFIPHLHERTYEKDEVVFFRNDPSHALYLLRKGEVSLNIDINDTFEHLTEVKAGNSLGESCLLKKAKRQLNAVVSSEKAEFYVIPQENIRSIFEDNLKIKSKMLEALAEIYNEYNSSLFSEYRAASGFFNLQLVYRKD; this is translated from the coding sequence ATGATTAATCCATTCAAGAAAACTTACACAGAACGAGAGTACAATATTTTTGTATTTCTTGCCAACATGCGATTGTTTTCTGAACTGAATTATAAGCAGATGGCACACTTCATTCCCCACCTGCATGAACGCACTTATGAAAAGGATGAGGTTGTATTTTTTAGGAATGATCCCAGTCACGCATTGTATCTGTTGAGGAAAGGAGAAGTTTCATTGAATATAGATATCAATGATACATTCGAACATTTAACGGAAGTGAAAGCAGGCAATTCTTTAGGAGAATCGTGCTTGTTGAAAAAGGCTAAGCGGCAATTAAATGCGGTGGTTTCATCAGAGAAAGCTGAATTTTACGTAATCCCCCAGGAAAATATCCGTTCTATTTTTGAAGATAATTTGAAGATCAAGAGTAAAATGTTAGAGGCTTTAGCTGAGATCTATAATGAGTACAACTCAAGCCTCTTTTCAGAATACAGAGCCGCTTCCGGCTTCTTTAATTTGCAGTTGGTTTATAGGAAAGACTAA
- a CDS encoding helix-turn-helix domain-containing protein — protein MIGLSEGKYFGSSSEYLETEHFIFSITNHNPHHHIDDHYHDNPYLSVLLSGSYSELNGTDNTLVNPGDILFRPEAYTHKNTFNEKPGKCFNIEFKKQNGKSNMTEMSSPNTFLQFKTSQQKSIYQLIVNFKIHQNPDAAEEYMFDWLNEFSTDCNQLHTQSINKAIKILDSETDQFHRLNDIADRVCIHPVYLSRLFKQKTGKTISEYQLNSKVQQAVKLLLNTKYSISRVSQELAFFDDAHFIKSFKAILGLPPHQFRLALKS, from the coding sequence ATGATCGGACTTAGTGAAGGGAAATATTTCGGCAGTAGCAGTGAGTATTTGGAAACGGAACACTTTATTTTCAGCATCACGAACCACAATCCTCATCACCACATTGATGATCATTATCATGATAATCCCTACTTAAGTGTGTTGCTTTCTGGCAGTTATTCAGAATTAAATGGCACTGACAACACTTTGGTAAACCCAGGTGATATCCTTTTTAGACCCGAGGCCTATACTCACAAAAACACTTTCAATGAAAAGCCTGGAAAGTGTTTCAATATTGAGTTTAAAAAGCAAAACGGCAAGTCTAATATGACTGAAATGAGTTCGCCCAATACTTTTCTCCAGTTCAAAACCAGCCAACAAAAGTCCATTTACCAACTGATCGTTAACTTCAAAATTCACCAAAACCCCGATGCAGCTGAGGAGTATATGTTCGATTGGTTGAATGAGTTTAGCACTGATTGCAATCAATTACATACTCAGTCAATTAATAAAGCAATTAAGATATTAGATAGCGAAACCGATCAGTTTCATAGACTTAATGATATAGCAGATAGAGTTTGTATTCATCCGGTCTATTTATCAAGGCTATTCAAGCAGAAAACAGGCAAAACAATTTCAGAGTATCAGCTAAATAGCAAAGTACAACAGGCGGTTAAATTACTGCTTAATACAAAATATTCCATCAGTAGAGTTTCACAAGAACTGGCCTTTTTTGACGATGCCCATTTTATCAAATCATTTAAGGCGATACTTGGCCTACCTCCACACCAATTTCGATTGGCACTAAAAAGTTAA
- a CDS encoding DUF4097 family beta strand repeat-containing protein, producing MKLKLTILAAFVSLGVYAQEKIEKNFTGIENVKLATGSGDCILKKSADKSVKVVLEHYYNSDNYSPTIEQQGSTLVIKEESRGSYSGKSPIWTITIPDNVDVRMNTGSGDMTASDLRASIDMNAGSGDISLKNMGGDLRVNTGSGDLFVDKYDGDLKVNTGSGNMEVNSIKGDVKLNAGSGDISIRGAIGGIYANVGSGDIKADVVEVTDNSGFNSGSGDVEVELSKGPLADLSVNSGSGDAELDFNGNDFTGEVVMKADKKKGRIDAPFSFDTEEEEDKSYGNVTLVKTKKFDNSGIEIKIGTGSGVASISK from the coding sequence ATGAAACTCAAATTAACAATATTGGCGGCATTCGTTTCACTGGGTGTATATGCTCAGGAGAAAATAGAAAAGAATTTTACGGGCATTGAAAATGTGAAGTTAGCCACAGGTTCGGGCGACTGCATTCTGAAAAAATCAGCTGATAAATCAGTGAAAGTGGTATTAGAACACTATTATAATTCTGACAACTATTCCCCAACCATTGAGCAGCAAGGCAGCACGTTAGTGATTAAGGAAGAAAGTAGAGGCAGTTATAGTGGTAAGAGCCCGATCTGGACCATCACGATTCCGGATAATGTAGATGTTCGAATGAACACTGGCTCTGGTGATATGACAGCATCAGACCTAAGAGCTTCTATAGATATGAACGCAGGTTCTGGTGATATATCATTGAAAAATATGGGTGGAGATTTAAGGGTAAATACAGGCTCTGGAGATTTGTTTGTGGATAAATATGATGGAGACCTAAAAGTGAATACTGGTTCAGGTAATATGGAAGTAAACTCAATAAAGGGAGATGTAAAACTAAATGCTGGAAGTGGTGATATTTCTATTAGAGGAGCAATTGGAGGTATTTATGCCAATGTGGGTAGCGGTGATATTAAGGCCGATGTCGTAGAGGTAACAGATAATAGTGGGTTTAACTCCGGCTCTGGAGATGTGGAAGTAGAACTTTCTAAAGGTCCTTTAGCGGATCTTAGCGTGAATAGTGGCAGTGGTGATGCTGAATTAGACTTTAATGGCAATGATTTTACAGGTGAAGTGGTGATGAAAGCCGATAAGAAAAAGGGAAGAATAGATGCTCCGTTTAGTTTTGATACTGAGGAAGAAGAGGACAAATCTTACGGAAATGTGACACTGGTAAAAACTAAAAAGTTTGATAATAGTGGGATAGAAATTAAAATAGGTACCGGCTCTGGAGTAGCAAGTATCTCTAAATAA